Genomic window (Streptomyces sp. SLBN-31):
GTCGGCGGCAGCAACAACGTCGTCGAGCGGGCGGTGACGGCGTACAACCGCGACACCGGTCTGCAGCTGGGCCGGATCTCCTCCAGTACGCCCAGCAGCCAGTGGCCGTCCAACAACCTGATCGTGAGCTCGGAGTCGCACGACAACGCCGACTCCGACGGCGAGGACGCGGACGGCTTCGCCGCGAAGCTGACCACGGGCACCGGAAACGTGTTCCGTTACGACGTCTCCCACAACAACATCGACGACGGCTGGGACCTGTACACCAAGACCGACACGGGCGCCATCGGGCCGGTGACGATCGAGTACTCCCTGTCCTACACCAACGGCACGCTCAGCAACGGCACCGTGAACTCCAACGGCGACCGCAACGGCTACAAGCTGGGCGGCGACGACATCGCGGTCAACCACGTCGTCCAGCACAGCATCGCCTACCGAAACGGCCACCACGGGTTCACGTACAACAGCAACCCCGGCACGATGACGATCTCGAACAACGCGAGCGTCGACAACGCGCAGCGCAACTTCTCCTTCGACGCGGGCACTTCGGTCTTCCGCAACAACACCTCGTGCCGCTTCGCCGTCAGCGGCTCCAACGACAAGACCGTCGGCAGCGCCGACAGCTCCAACCAGTTCTGGACCGGCTCGAACGGCTCCCGCTGCTCCTCCTACTCGGGCGGTCTGGGCTGGTCCTTCGCGTCGGACGGCAGCCTCGCGGTGACGTTCGGCGGTGTCCGGGTGACGCCGTAGCGGTACTCGCCGGACGGAGCGCACGTACTCGGATGGATCTGAGTACGTGCGCTCTGTGCCCTGCCGGGGGTCCGGCGCAACGCTTGGGCCATGAGCCAAGGACACCTGAACCCCGTGCCCCGACTTCTGCCGGTCCTCGTGCCGGCCGGCGCAGCGCTCGCGCTCTGGGCCGCCTGGCTGGGCTGGGACCAGCACTACGACGTACAGCCGGACGGCACGACGACCGGCCCCTACCAGGCGTGGCAGGTGATCGGGCTGGTGCTGACCCTGCTCGTGCCGCTGTTCTGGGTGGCCTCCCGGAGCCATATCGCGGGAGCCGTCGTCGGCACCACGGCCGGGCTGACGCTCGCCGCCTACCTCGACTGGTCGGACGACTCCAGCGGCCTGTTCATGGTCGGCGTGATCATGGTCCTGGTGGGCAGCCTCGCCGCGACCGCGGTCCTGGCCACCCTGATTCAGCGGGTGTGGGGGCCCAGCGCCCGCGCCAGGTAGGACGCCGTGGCGCTGCCCGCCACCGTCGCCACCTCCGCCGGCCG
Coding sequences:
- a CDS encoding right-handed parallel beta-helix repeat-containing protein, yielding MHVRSVLASVSLLAGTLVALSGTPAQAASATQYVSPSGTDSAAGTQSAPTTLATAISRIASGGTIYLRGGTYNYSSTITIPTGSNGTSGARTTLTAYPGEKPVLDFAAQSESSSNRGIQLNANYWRLYGITVQHAGDNGIYVGGSNNVVERAVTAYNRDTGLQLGRISSSTPSSQWPSNNLIVSSESHDNADSDGEDADGFAAKLTTGTGNVFRYDVSHNNIDDGWDLYTKTDTGAIGPVTIEYSLSYTNGTLSNGTVNSNGDRNGYKLGGDDIAVNHVVQHSIAYRNGHHGFTYNSNPGTMTISNNASVDNAQRNFSFDAGTSVFRNNTSCRFAVSGSNDKTVGSADSSNQFWTGSNGSRCSSYSGGLGWSFASDGSLAVTFGGVRVTP